From Haloarcula hispanica ATCC 33960, the proteins below share one genomic window:
- a CDS encoding type II secretion system F family protein — translation MALNPLGLAPLAVVVGILGLVGYSTVNERFDRNVTRLSRRLFGRYVGQSPKRERQLEAAYVDETYRGYAARTLVYACVGAVAGAITGAYAIGGFLLVLPALVNLAQGLPSTMVNAFGLRTFELVLTPTGTLYILIGGGVLSGAATAGLTYLYRWERLKNQADVRSRNIDEGMARTIAFMYALSRGGMSFPDVMRVLARNQEIYGDTAREVGVAVREMDLFGRDMITALEHVSRRTPSERFKTFTENLSSVLQSGQSLAPFLREQYERHQEEAAERQEDLLERLATVAEAYVTVFVAAVLFLMTILLVFGLTTTDTLWLLQMMAYLVIPLANVGFMVYLDSKLQSLGIGNGGTTDILDRYETATLGKPSLGSGPLGLPDGGVVPADEANWDRLRFHDRVESLRELLSSPIQSLVWNPVYVLYLTVPVAVVLLLVRAPPAFQASTVNIRLLDDLVIQSVLLILGPFALVRFIYTQRLSRIEDATPDLLERLASLNEAGMTVVESLRRVRGSDIGVLTQEMHRIWADIRMGANVDDALVRFGRRVQTTAVTRIVTLLTHAMHASGQLGPVFRIAATQSRADLRLKRRRRQQMLTYLVVIYVAFLVFLVIIVAVQEVLVPSLPSSVPTPAGESNRLGVNVDQFARFGRVDKAAYTLVFFHTALIQAVLTGFIGGQLGEGTLKDGAKHAAILLGVAYVAFILLSSPVASMTVTSPAVSGDQITVESASLSEGGFIVVREFEEDGRVLGTSEYLSSGSHGDVQITLDRPPSTGQSLVLVAHQDTNGNQQLDYPFGDNSGTPDRPYSSSTAGENVTVEYTVE, via the coding sequence ATGGCGCTGAACCCGCTCGGTCTGGCTCCGCTCGCCGTCGTCGTCGGGATTCTCGGGCTGGTCGGCTACAGCACCGTCAACGAGCGCTTCGACCGCAACGTCACGCGGCTGTCCCGACGGCTCTTCGGCCGGTACGTAGGCCAGTCGCCAAAACGCGAACGGCAGCTCGAAGCCGCATACGTCGACGAGACGTACCGCGGCTACGCCGCCAGAACGCTGGTGTACGCCTGTGTGGGGGCTGTCGCCGGCGCTATCACCGGCGCGTACGCCATCGGCGGCTTTCTGCTTGTGTTACCGGCGCTAGTGAACCTTGCACAGGGGCTCCCCTCGACGATGGTGAACGCCTTCGGCCTGCGAACGTTCGAACTCGTGCTGACGCCGACAGGGACTCTCTACATCCTCATCGGCGGCGGCGTGCTTTCGGGCGCGGCGACGGCCGGCCTCACGTACCTCTACCGCTGGGAACGGCTCAAGAATCAGGCAGACGTGCGAAGCCGGAACATCGACGAGGGGATGGCCCGCACCATTGCCTTCATGTACGCGCTGTCCCGCGGTGGGATGTCCTTCCCGGACGTGATGCGTGTCCTGGCCCGGAATCAAGAAATCTACGGTGACACAGCCAGAGAGGTCGGCGTCGCTGTCAGGGAGATGGACCTGTTCGGCCGGGACATGATAACGGCGCTCGAACACGTCTCCCGGCGGACGCCCAGCGAACGGTTCAAGACGTTCACCGAGAACCTCTCCAGCGTCCTCCAGAGCGGCCAGTCGCTGGCCCCGTTCCTCCGCGAGCAGTACGAGCGCCATCAGGAGGAAGCCGCCGAGCGTCAGGAGGACCTGCTGGAACGGCTGGCAACGGTCGCCGAGGCGTACGTCACCGTGTTCGTCGCCGCCGTGCTCTTCTTGATGACGATTCTCCTCGTGTTCGGCCTGACGACGACGGACACGCTCTGGCTGTTACAGATGATGGCATATCTCGTCATCCCGCTGGCTAACGTCGGGTTCATGGTATATCTCGATAGCAAGCTCCAGTCGCTTGGTATCGGGAACGGCGGGACGACAGACATTCTGGACCGGTACGAAACGGCGACGCTGGGGAAACCCAGTCTGGGGTCTGGCCCTCTCGGCCTGCCTGATGGCGGCGTCGTCCCGGCCGACGAGGCGAACTGGGACCGGCTCAGGTTCCACGACCGCGTGGAATCGCTTCGGGAACTGCTCAGCTCCCCGATTCAGTCGCTGGTCTGGAACCCGGTGTACGTCCTCTATCTCACCGTGCCCGTCGCGGTAGTGCTGTTGCTCGTCCGTGCCCCACCTGCGTTCCAGGCATCGACGGTCAACATCCGTCTCCTCGACGACCTCGTCATCCAGTCAGTCCTGCTGATTCTGGGGCCGTTCGCGCTGGTGCGGTTCATCTACACGCAGCGGCTATCCCGAATCGAGGACGCGACGCCGGACCTGCTCGAACGGCTGGCGAGCCTGAACGAGGCCGGGATGACCGTCGTGGAGAGTCTCCGCCGGGTCCGCGGCAGTGACATCGGCGTGCTCACCCAGGAGATGCACCGCATCTGGGCCGACATCAGGATGGGCGCGAACGTCGACGACGCGCTCGTCCGGTTCGGCCGCCGGGTCCAGACCACGGCCGTCACGCGGATCGTGACGCTGTTGACCCACGCGATGCACGCCTCGGGCCAGCTCGGCCCGGTGTTCCGCATCGCGGCCACCCAGTCACGGGCGGACCTCCGACTGAAACGGCGGCGACGCCAGCAGATGCTCACCTACCTCGTCGTCATCTACGTCGCCTTCCTGGTGTTTCTGGTCATCATCGTCGCCGTGCAGGAGGTGCTCGTCCCGAGCTTGCCGTCCAGCGTGCCGACGCCGGCCGGGGAGTCGAACCGACTGGGCGTCAACGTCGACCAGTTCGCCCGCTTCGGCCGCGTCGACAAGGCCGCGTACACGCTCGTGTTCTTCCACACCGCGCTGATTCAGGCCGTCCTCACCGGCTTCATCGGCGGCCAACTCGGCGAGGGCACGCTCAAGGACGGCGCGAAACACGCCGCAATTCTGCTGGGTGTCGCGTACGTCGCGTTCATCTTGCTGTCCTCGCCGGTCGCGTCGATGACGGTCACCAGCCCCGCCGTGTCCGGCGACCAGATAACGGTCGAATCAGCGTCTCTTTCGGAGGGAGGGTTCATTGTTGTCCGGGAGTTCGAGGAGGACGGCAGAGTGCTCGGGACCTCCGAGTACCTTTCTTCAGGGTCCCACGGCGACGTACAGATAACGCTTGACAGGCCGCCGTCGACTGGCCAGTCGCTCGTACTGGTGGCTCATCAGGACACCAACGGGAACCAGCAACTCGACTACCCTTTCGGTGACAATTCGGGGACGCCGGACCGACCATACTCGTCGTCGACGGCCGGCGAGAACGTCACCGTCGAGTACACGGTCGAGTGA
- a CDS encoding TIGR04206 family protein, with protein sequence MAWVKSEYAGEFAVLATWLVGLAPWSVSLFEIEGVTVVGLRFLPFRFQFIFGATLPGERPFLWAWQVAAFQESEPLALAGTLGVAALVGFLFPLGLSLYYYAAEDRVEATFPVDPVRLFGGLLGLVGVLTLAASGLFITSFPGVTVPVGALVALVFAYLLLTVDRA encoded by the coding sequence ATGGCCTGGGTGAAATCAGAGTACGCCGGCGAGTTCGCGGTGCTTGCGACGTGGCTCGTGGGACTGGCCCCGTGGTCGGTGTCGCTGTTCGAGATTGAGGGGGTAACTGTCGTCGGGCTTCGCTTTCTTCCGTTCCGGTTCCAGTTCATCTTCGGAGCGACGCTCCCCGGAGAGCGGCCGTTTCTCTGGGCGTGGCAGGTCGCCGCGTTCCAGGAGTCGGAGCCGCTTGCGCTCGCCGGGACACTCGGGGTCGCGGCCCTGGTCGGCTTCCTGTTCCCGCTCGGCCTCAGCCTCTATTACTACGCCGCTGAGGACCGTGTTGAAGCGACCTTCCCCGTGGACCCGGTTCGCCTGTTTGGCGGCTTGCTTGGACTCGTCGGCGTCCTCACGCTCGCGGCCAGCGGGCTGTTCATCACGTCGTTTCCCGGCGTCACCGTTCCCGTCGGCGCGCTTGTCGCGCTCGTGTTCGCCTATCTCCTGTTGACCGTCGACCGAGCCTGA
- a CDS encoding DNA topoisomerase IV subunit A: MSTDSDTTPDTEEAREQLIDLAADFYDQFADGEVPTMTIPTRTKSNIVFDEDEQVWVYGDRNSTRSAKTISGAEKILKAVYTIDFLSQQLEEDRSSTLRELYYLSESWDLDEAQFNTQDESNNLIEDLEIVSDVKREDFHMRPEESGAKVMGPLLLREQTNRGDREIHCQDDVGQGGYQIPNNPDTIEFLDNDAKFVLCVETGGMRDRLVENGFDDEYDALVVHLGGQPARATRRLIKRLHDELDLPVTVFTDGDPWSYRIFGSVSYGSIKSAHLSEYLATPEAQFIGIRPEDIVEYELPTDPLSDSDVNALESELEDPRFQTDFWEEQIELQLDINKKAEQQALASRGLDFVTETYLPERLDEMGLL; encoded by the coding sequence ATGAGCACCGACTCAGACACCACACCCGACACCGAGGAAGCGCGCGAGCAACTCATCGACCTCGCGGCGGACTTCTACGACCAGTTCGCCGACGGCGAGGTGCCGACGATGACCATCCCGACCCGGACCAAGTCCAACATCGTCTTCGACGAGGACGAGCAGGTCTGGGTGTACGGCGACCGGAACTCCACGCGGTCGGCCAAGACGATATCCGGGGCCGAGAAGATCCTGAAGGCCGTCTACACTATCGATTTCCTCTCCCAGCAACTAGAGGAGGACCGCTCATCGACCCTGCGTGAACTGTACTACCTCTCGGAGTCCTGGGACCTCGACGAGGCCCAGTTCAACACGCAAGACGAGTCGAACAACCTCATCGAAGATCTGGAAATCGTCTCCGATGTCAAGCGCGAGGACTTCCATATGCGTCCGGAGGAGTCTGGTGCGAAGGTGATGGGACCGCTGCTCCTCCGCGAGCAGACCAACCGCGGCGACCGCGAGATCCACTGTCAGGACGACGTGGGACAGGGCGGCTACCAGATCCCGAACAACCCCGACACCATCGAGTTCCTCGACAACGACGCGAAGTTCGTCCTCTGCGTGGAGACCGGCGGCATGCGCGACCGACTCGTCGAGAACGGCTTCGACGACGAGTACGACGCGCTGGTGGTCCACCTCGGCGGTCAGCCCGCGCGGGCGACTCGGCGGCTCATCAAGCGCCTCCACGACGAACTCGACCTCCCGGTCACGGTATTCACTGACGGTGACCCGTGGTCGTACCGCATCTTCGGGTCGGTCTCCTACGGCTCCATCAAGAGCGCGCACCTCTCGGAGTATCTGGCGACGCCTGAAGCGCAGTTCATCGGCATCCGCCCGGAGGACATCGTCGAGTACGAACTGCCGACGGACCCCCTGTCGGACTCCGACGTCAACGCCTTAGAGAGCGAACTTGAGGACCCGCGTTTCCAGACTGACTTCTGGGAGGAACAGATAGAACTCCAGCTCGACATCAACAAGAAGGCCGAACAGCAGGCGCTCGCTTCTCGGGGGCTTGACTTCGTGACTGAGACGTACCTGCCCGAGCGGCTGGACGAGATGGGGCTGCTTTAG
- a CDS encoding DUF5793 family protein, with translation MRRDYFTVDIQASATDNDDPTIAIVYDGPTGELRERLSKVDGGTLDGEEIDVTFRRQPESDGVLSLTNRLTGEYIFEATAPTADIDALVSAADAQEDPQFTVHLTDGEDESRTYELRTLLVYDPDGSLLRGQSLIPGGVEL, from the coding sequence ATGAGGCGTGATTACTTCACCGTCGACATCCAGGCTTCGGCCACCGACAACGACGACCCGACGATCGCGATTGTATACGATGGGCCGACAGGAGAGCTCCGCGAGCGCCTCAGTAAAGTAGACGGCGGCACACTCGATGGCGAAGAGATCGACGTGACCTTCCGCCGCCAGCCCGAAAGCGACGGGGTGCTTTCGCTGACGAACCGCCTCACCGGTGAGTACATTTTCGAGGCGACAGCACCGACGGCGGACATCGACGCGCTCGTTTCCGCGGCGGACGCTCAAGAAGACCCACAGTTTACAGTCCATCTCACCGACGGCGAAGACGAGTCACGGACCTACGAACTGCGGACGCTGCTCGTCTACGACCCCGACGGGAGCCTCCTGCGCGGGCAGAGCCTGATTCCCGGCGGCGTCGAGCTGTAG
- a CDS encoding NAD-dependent protein deacylase: MADDRHGTDDVDDETLDAVAEALRTAETGVALTGAGVSTASGIPSFRGDDGIWERHDPADFHRRRLDADPAGFWADRISLREVIYGDIDPEPNAAHEALAALEADGHLDAVLTQNIDGLHDAAGTDRVVELHGTHRRVVCDDCGHRREAEAVFEQAAESSDLPPRCDCGGVYRPDVVLFGEPMPDVAMHEGQRLARDSDVFLAVGSSLSVQPASLLPKIAAEAGSTLIVINYEETPRDASAAHVLRADVTQVLPTLVERV; the protein is encoded by the coding sequence ATGGCCGACGACAGGCACGGGACCGACGACGTCGACGACGAGACGCTGGATGCTGTGGCCGAGGCGCTTCGCACCGCCGAAACTGGCGTCGCCCTCACCGGCGCGGGCGTCTCGACAGCGTCGGGCATCCCCTCCTTTCGCGGCGACGACGGTATCTGGGAGCGCCACGACCCGGCGGACTTCCACCGCCGTCGCCTCGACGCCGACCCGGCGGGCTTCTGGGCGGACCGAATATCGCTGCGGGAGGTCATCTACGGCGACATAGACCCCGAGCCCAACGCCGCCCACGAGGCGCTGGCGGCGCTTGAAGCGGACGGCCACCTCGACGCCGTGCTCACGCAGAACATCGACGGGCTGCACGACGCCGCCGGGACGGACCGGGTCGTCGAACTGCACGGAACCCATCGGCGCGTGGTCTGTGACGACTGCGGCCACCGTCGGGAGGCCGAGGCGGTATTCGAACAGGCCGCCGAAAGCAGCGACTTACCGCCGCGCTGTGACTGCGGCGGCGTCTACCGCCCGGACGTCGTGCTGTTCGGCGAACCCATGCCCGACGTGGCGATGCACGAAGGCCAGCGCCTCGCCCGGGACAGCGACGTGTTCCTGGCTGTAGGGTCGTCCCTGTCGGTACAGCCCGCGTCACTGCTTCCGAAAATCGCGGCGGAAGCGGGGAGCACGCTGATCGTGATAAACTACGAGGAAACGCCGCGTGACGCGAGTGCGGCGCACGTACTTCGTGCGGATGTCACGCAGGTCCTTCCGACGCTTGTCGAGCGGGTGTAA
- a CDS encoding type II/IV secretion system ATPase subunit, translated as MSNPESPEPGAFVSDPLGHIQSWLSRTATVLSGSAVPTANYDPSRHGTLVEFDGLNGYNEVERYWLNAPFAFASINHDPDRDEHLYQVVEPSLTDIERELLDRLFEDIRIPLIYRDDVDADPERVLAEELEARLEEYGVVIEPETFYRLFYYLHRSFQGYGHIDPLMHDPDIEDISCDGANLPIFVYHDGYTDIETNITYDADELNDFVIQLAQRSGRHVSVSDPVVSTTLPDGSRIELALGEEVTPRGSAFTIRKYADEPFTPIELLDYGTFSVEMLAYLWLAIESNKSLIFAGGTAAGKTTSMNALAMFLPPRSKVLSIEDTRELSLYHDNWLSSVTRERLDDSDITMYDLLRSALRHRPEYIIVGEVRGEEAITLFQAMNTGHTTFSTMHADSVQTVINRLENEPINVPRPMVQSLDILCVQVLARSGDERVRRAKTLAEIEGIDQRTGELDYSTTYNWRATEDRFSENNSELLDEIRDERGWTQSELLTELRNRQRFLRYLQSEGITDYRKFTAMVNKYYADKEQVMANIDDAIA; from the coding sequence ATGTCGAACCCAGAATCTCCCGAACCCGGTGCCTTCGTTTCGGACCCGCTCGGCCACATCCAGTCGTGGCTCTCGCGGACCGCGACGGTGTTGAGCGGGTCAGCGGTTCCGACGGCAAACTACGACCCCAGCCGCCACGGGACGCTGGTCGAGTTCGACGGCCTGAACGGCTACAACGAGGTCGAACGCTACTGGCTGAACGCCCCCTTCGCCTTCGCCTCTATCAACCACGACCCGGACCGCGACGAGCACCTGTATCAGGTCGTCGAGCCGTCGCTGACCGACATCGAGCGAGAACTGCTCGACCGTCTGTTCGAGGACATTCGCATCCCGCTTATCTACCGCGACGATGTCGACGCCGACCCGGAGCGCGTCCTCGCCGAAGAACTCGAAGCCAGGCTTGAGGAGTACGGCGTCGTCATCGAACCCGAGACGTTCTACCGCCTGTTTTATTACCTACATCGCTCCTTCCAGGGCTACGGCCACATCGACCCCCTGATGCACGACCCGGACATCGAGGACATCTCCTGTGACGGGGCGAACCTCCCCATCTTCGTCTACCACGACGGCTACACGGACATCGAGACGAACATCACCTACGACGCCGACGAACTGAACGACTTCGTCATCCAGCTGGCCCAGCGCTCCGGTCGGCACGTCTCCGTCTCTGACCCCGTCGTCTCGACGACGCTCCCGGACGGCTCCCGTATCGAACTGGCGCTCGGCGAGGAGGTGACTCCCCGCGGTTCGGCATTCACCATCCGGAAATACGCCGACGAACCGTTCACGCCGATTGAACTGCTGGACTATGGCACGTTCTCCGTCGAGATGCTCGCGTACCTCTGGCTGGCCATCGAGTCCAACAAGTCGCTCATCTTCGCCGGCGGAACGGCGGCCGGCAAGACCACGTCGATGAACGCGCTGGCGATGTTCCTCCCGCCCCGGTCGAAGGTACTCTCAATTGAGGACACCCGCGAGCTATCCCTGTATCACGACAACTGGCTCTCCTCAGTCACCCGCGAGCGACTGGACGATTCGGACATCACGATGTACGACCTGCTGCGGTCCGCGCTCCGGCACCGCCCCGAGTACATCATCGTCGGCGAGGTGCGCGGCGAAGAAGCCATCACGCTGTTCCAGGCGATGAACACTGGCCACACGACGTTCTCGACGATGCACGCGGACTCGGTCCAGACCGTCATCAACCGGCTGGAGAACGAGCCGATCAACGTCCCGCGGCCGATGGTCCAGAGCCTCGACATCCTCTGTGTGCAGGTGCTGGCCCGCTCGGGCGACGAGCGCGTCCGCCGCGCGAAGACGCTCGCCGAAATCGAAGGCATCGACCAGCGGACCGGCGAACTGGACTACTCGACGACGTACAACTGGCGGGCCACAGAGGACCGCTTCTCCGAGAACAACAGCGAGCTACTGGACGAAATCCGCGACGAGCGCGGCTGGACGCAGTCGGAGCTGTTGACCGAGCTCCGCAACCGACAGCGGTTCCTCCGTTACCTCCAGTCCGAGGGCATCACCGACTACCGGAAGTTCACGGCGATGGTCAACAAGTACTACGCGGACAAGGAACAGGTCATGGCGAACATCGACGATGCGATAGCCTGA
- a CDS encoding MBL fold metallo-hydrolase, which translates to MTVRHDGITAEWLGYATLRLEGDDTVVYFDPGRYGVLTGEWEPDTPGIGHPPTRDYAPKDGDIVCVTHIHHYDPDGIRRVASEDATVVAFEGINVHATDRDLDRLADLDYEVRKVSMEADVLVDDVPIWTMPAYNHEDGRNVKDDGSPIHPRGIGCGFLVSLDDTRVFWPGDTDVLDGHAELDVSLFVPSIAKNYTMNRHEAADLAEAMDPDLVLPMHYNTFESLEADSGAFAEDVAKRGVPVVLDEN; encoded by the coding sequence ATGACAGTCAGACACGACGGCATCACCGCGGAGTGGCTCGGCTACGCGACGCTCCGACTGGAAGGCGATGACACAGTCGTCTACTTTGACCCCGGCCGCTACGGCGTGCTCACCGGCGAGTGGGAGCCAGATACGCCCGGTATCGGCCATCCGCCGACGCGGGACTACGCCCCGAAAGACGGCGACATCGTCTGTGTGACCCACATCCACCACTACGACCCCGACGGCATCCGCCGCGTCGCAAGCGAGGACGCCACCGTCGTCGCGTTCGAAGGTATCAACGTCCACGCGACCGACCGCGACCTCGACCGCCTCGCCGACCTCGACTACGAGGTCCGCAAAGTGTCGATGGAGGCCGACGTGCTGGTCGACGACGTCCCGATCTGGACCATGCCGGCCTACAACCACGAGGACGGCCGGAACGTGAAAGACGACGGCAGCCCCATCCACCCGAGAGGCATCGGCTGTGGCTTCCTCGTCTCGCTGGACGACACCCGCGTGTTCTGGCCGGGCGACACCGACGTGCTGGACGGCCACGCCGAACTCGACGTGTCGCTGTTCGTCCCCTCTATCGCCAAGAACTACACCATGAACCGCCACGAGGCCGCCGATCTGGCCGAGGCGATGGACCCGGACCTCGTGCTCCCGATGCACTACAACACGTTCGAGTCGCTCGAAGCCGACTCGGGTGCGTTCGCCGAGGATGTCGCAAAACGCGGCGTTCCGGTCGTGCTGGACGAGAACTGA
- a CDS encoding outer membrane protein assembly factor BamB family protein, translating to MPSSRRRYLRGCVATLGLASAGCLGSNGYIETSPIGTETTPELEAGTAAHKQSRETEPFVAWQQSLGSPITAPPISTGSGLSVGTESGTVKSFATADGSQQWMYDASDPIRAQPRRVGNTVFVVSGKEGLYEDHIVVALDAESGAKQWTFSPGEWWLELLGATEEMVYVGTNTDAPSKQGRTLYALAVADGSVQWSGEIGDQYEGAVRNGAIYVASYGRFYAYDAETGEKRWATDVADYYSRTMVATDDTLCYAADVDETRGTLIGVAADTGETVWRHDEGSVASTTLHDGTLYIGGTHVAALDPASGEQQWQAEQSGYVQQAPVQNGVLYAGGDKIRGYDGSNGEQRWTWEPDADVEGVVPAAVVSDTLYVDSWTDGDPRNRFKFAVDTTAGTKRWAFDVGSNLTDLSVDENGAYVAAADTVYALE from the coding sequence ATGCCCTCCTCCCGTCGGCGATACCTTCGTGGCTGTGTGGCGACCCTCGGACTGGCGTCCGCTGGCTGTCTCGGTTCGAACGGGTACATAGAGACTTCACCGATTGGAACTGAGACGACACCAGAATTAGAGGCTGGGACGGCCGCCCACAAGCAGAGCAGGGAAACGGAACCGTTCGTCGCCTGGCAGCAATCACTCGGTTCACCGATCACTGCCCCGCCAATTAGTACGGGGAGCGGTCTGTCCGTCGGGACTGAGTCGGGAACGGTCAAATCATTTGCAACTGCTGACGGGAGCCAACAGTGGATGTACGATGCGAGCGACCCCATCCGCGCGCAGCCGAGACGCGTCGGGAACACCGTATTCGTCGTAAGCGGGAAAGAGGGGCTGTACGAGGACCACATCGTCGTGGCACTCGACGCCGAAAGCGGTGCAAAGCAGTGGACGTTCTCGCCCGGGGAGTGGTGGCTGGAGTTGCTCGGCGCGACCGAGGAGATGGTGTACGTCGGGACCAACACCGATGCCCCGTCGAAGCAGGGACGGACGCTCTACGCGCTCGCTGTTGCCGACGGGTCGGTGCAATGGTCCGGGGAAATCGGGGACCAGTACGAGGGAGCGGTGCGCAACGGGGCGATATACGTGGCGTCGTACGGCCGGTTCTACGCGTACGACGCTGAGACCGGTGAGAAACGGTGGGCTACTGACGTTGCCGACTACTACTCTCGGACGATGGTCGCCACCGACGACACGCTCTGTTATGCCGCCGACGTGGACGAGACCCGCGGCACGCTAATCGGCGTCGCTGCCGACACCGGTGAGACCGTCTGGAGACACGACGAGGGGTCCGTCGCATCGACGACACTTCACGACGGAACGCTCTATATCGGTGGCACACACGTCGCTGCGCTCGACCCCGCGAGTGGCGAGCAACAGTGGCAAGCGGAGCAGTCCGGCTACGTCCAACAAGCCCCGGTTCAGAACGGCGTCCTCTATGCAGGTGGTGACAAGATACGTGGCTACGACGGTAGCAACGGCGAACAGAGATGGACGTGGGAGCCCGACGCGGACGTTGAAGGAGTGGTGCCGGCAGCAGTCGTTTCCGATACCCTGTACGTGGACTCGTGGACGGACGGCGACCCGCGGAATCGATTCAAGTTCGCGGTCGATACGACGGCCGGAACGAAACGGTGGGCGTTCGATGTCGGGAGCAATCTGACCGATCTGTCCGTCGACGAAAATGGGGCCTATGTCGCCGCTGCCGATACCGTGTACGCGCTGGAATAG
- the ligA gene encoding ATP-dependent DNA ligase LigA: MEFAAFADRAEKIEAESADTAITEAVTALLTDAGPDLSTLARFVQGRVFPSYESRTLDIGPRLCYEAIARAAGQNVSTDDVEQRLADLGEIGAVAASYDLGGQQGLAAFGAGGGGDDALTVAELDDELRNLAAVDGSGSQGTKVDILFGLFSRCSSTEAGYLARLVLSEMRIGVGEGTVRDAVAAAFDVPVEAVERAVQVSNDYGMVAEVARDEGESGLATVTLEIGRPVQAMLAQAGTVAGALEDWDRAAVEWKYDGARVQVHFDGEDARLFSRNMEEVTDPLPEVVDTVESTLDAPAILDGEVVAVDADGDPLPFQEVLRRFRRKHDVAAAREDVAVRLHAFDCLHADGEDLLDASLKTRHDRLESLLPAGSDVVSRMWLSDDAEEIENLEAEALAAGQEGIMLKDPTAAYSPGKRGKHWRKRKPDVETLDCVVTGAEWGEGRRANVLGSFELSVRTDDGYATVGNVATGITDEELDDLTERFEPHIRREDGRDVALDPAIVFEVGYEEIQASQSYASGYALRFPRFLSVREDKTPAGADSLERVERLAASQ; encoded by the coding sequence ATGGAGTTTGCCGCCTTCGCCGACCGGGCCGAGAAAATCGAAGCTGAGAGTGCCGATACCGCGATTACGGAGGCGGTTACTGCCCTACTTACCGACGCTGGGCCGGACCTCTCGACGCTCGCTCGCTTCGTCCAGGGCCGTGTGTTTCCGTCCTACGAGTCCCGCACGCTCGACATCGGGCCGCGGCTCTGCTACGAGGCGATTGCCCGGGCGGCGGGCCAGAACGTCAGTACTGACGACGTGGAGCAGCGCCTCGCGGACCTGGGCGAAATCGGGGCCGTCGCGGCCAGCTACGACCTCGGTGGTCAGCAGGGCCTCGCCGCGTTCGGTGCTGGTGGTGGAGGGGACGACGCGCTGACCGTCGCGGAACTCGACGACGAGCTACGGAACCTGGCGGCTGTCGACGGCAGTGGGAGCCAAGGGACGAAAGTCGATATCCTCTTTGGCCTGTTCTCGCGGTGTTCGTCGACGGAAGCCGGCTACCTCGCCCGCCTCGTCCTCTCAGAGATGCGTATCGGCGTCGGCGAGGGGACGGTCCGGGACGCTGTGGCGGCCGCTTTCGACGTGCCAGTCGAGGCCGTCGAACGGGCCGTGCAGGTGTCGAACGACTACGGTATGGTTGCCGAAGTGGCCCGCGACGAGGGGGAGTCCGGACTGGCGACCGTCACCCTCGAAATCGGCCGCCCCGTTCAGGCGATGCTGGCACAGGCGGGCACGGTCGCTGGCGCGCTCGAAGACTGGGACCGCGCCGCGGTCGAGTGGAAGTACGATGGGGCTCGCGTGCAGGTCCACTTCGACGGCGAGGACGCGCGGCTGTTCTCCCGGAACATGGAGGAAGTCACGGACCCGCTTCCCGAGGTCGTCGACACTGTCGAGTCGACACTCGACGCACCGGCAATTCTCGACGGCGAGGTGGTCGCAGTCGACGCCGACGGCGACCCGCTCCCGTTTCAGGAGGTGCTGCGGCGCTTCCGCCGGAAACACGACGTTGCCGCGGCCCGCGAGGACGTGGCCGTCCGCCTGCACGCCTTCGACTGCCTGCACGCCGACGGCGAGGACCTGCTCGATGCCTCGCTGAAGACGCGCCATGACCGCCTCGAATCACTCTTGCCTGCCGGGAGTGACGTTGTCTCGCGGATGTGGCTGTCCGACGACGCCGAGGAAATTGAAAATCTGGAGGCTGAGGCCCTCGCCGCTGGGCAGGAGGGAATCATGCTGAAAGACCCGACTGCAGCCTACTCGCCCGGAAAGCGGGGCAAGCACTGGCGCAAGCGCAAGCCCGACGTGGAGACGCTGGACTGCGTCGTCACCGGCGCGGAGTGGGGCGAGGGCCGCCGGGCGAACGTCCTGGGCTCGTTCGAACTGTCTGTTCGGACCGACGACGGTTACGCCACCGTCGGCAACGTCGCGACGGGCATTACCGACGAGGAACTGGACGACCTGACGGAGCGCTTCGAACCGCACATCCGGCGAGAGGACGGCCGCGACGTGGCGCTCGACCCAGCTATCGTCTTCGAGGTCGGCTACGAGGAGATCCAGGCCTCACAGTCCTACGCCTCGGGCTACGCGCTTCGGTTCCCCCGGTTCCTCTCGGTCCGCGAGGACAAGACGCCCGCCGGCGCTGACTCGCTGGAGCGCGTCGAGCGGCTGGCGGCGTCACAGTAA